From one Variovorax sp. PBL-H6 genomic stretch:
- a CDS encoding vWA domain-containing protein produces the protein MSSHENSEDRPQIGAELENAIKRTPLILVLDTSLSMEENNRIGILNNALAEFIEAVKTSDELSDALLLSIVTFGGEVRVASPWASIDDVVFEPLVANGNTPMGDAVTVAMGELDLLRVELQQAGTPYNVPWMILMSDGEPTDHWEEAAELVQERIANTKLVPFAFGIPPSKDDVLRRFIPKNFPVYSVEEQNIKALFVKWLLGSLVKVAESSPGKPGGLQLSAPPAIPV, from the coding sequence ATGAGCAGCCATGAAAATTCCGAAGATCGCCCGCAGATCGGCGCCGAGCTCGAGAACGCGATCAAGCGCACGCCGCTGATCCTCGTCCTCGACACCTCGCTGTCGATGGAAGAGAACAATCGCATCGGCATTCTCAACAACGCGCTGGCCGAGTTCATCGAGGCCGTGAAGACCAGCGACGAGCTGTCCGACGCCCTGCTCCTGAGCATCGTGACCTTCGGCGGCGAGGTGCGCGTGGCGTCGCCCTGGGCGTCGATCGACGACGTGGTCTTCGAGCCGTTGGTGGCCAACGGCAACACGCCGATGGGCGATGCGGTGACGGTCGCGATGGGCGAGCTCGACCTGCTGCGCGTCGAACTGCAGCAAGCCGGCACGCCCTACAACGTGCCATGGATGATCCTGATGAGCGATGGCGAGCCCACCGACCATTGGGAAGAAGCCGCCGAGCTCGTGCAGGAGCGGATCGCCAACACCAAGCTGGTTCCTTTCGCCTTCGGCATCCCGCCCTCGAAGGACGATGTGCTGCGCCGGTTCATCCCCAAGAACTTCCCGGTCTACTCCGTCGAGGAACAGAACATCAAGGCGCTCTTCGTGAAGTGGCTGCTGGGCAGCCTGGTCAAGGTCGCGGAGTCTTCGCCCGGCAAGCCGGGCGGGCTGCAGCTGTCGGCGCCTCCAGCCATACCCGTCTGA